TCTGCCTTTACATCCTCTGCGCCGGACTCCAGGGCTATTTCTATTAGTTCTTCTTCTTTTATCTTCTTCTTATCTACGGAAATGTATCCCTTCTTGTTAAACATCCAGCCCACACAACCCGCATCTCCTAAGTTTCCCCCGTGTCTGGAAAACGTTTTTCTTACTTCTGCAGTTACACGGTTCTTATTGTCAGTGGTTATTTCTACTAAAATTGCTGCTCCACCCGGACCATAACCTTCATAAACCAATTCTTCATAAGTTACGCCTGGTAACTCTCCTGTACCACGTTTAATCGCTTTCTTGATATTGTCCTGGGGCATATTAACTGCCCTGGCTTTGTCAATGGCAACTCTCAGGCGAGGATTGCCAACAGGATCACTTCCTCCTTGCCTTGCTGCCACAGTGATTTCTCTTATAATCTTGCTGAAAATCTGGCCTTTTTTAGCATCTATAGTAGCCTTTTTATGCTTTATTCCAGCCCACTTGGAATGTCCAGACATTTCTCCAGTACCTCCTTATATGAATCCCGCCCCTGCATCAGGGGTTGGATAAATCAGAGAGATTGGTTTTAGGTTATATTATTTTATCATAAAACTTTACCTTTTGTAAAGAGAAAACCTGGGATAAAACGTCTGTTCAAAAGCAGCTAAGGAGTTCTACATGCAATAAACTCTAACTACGCAATGTTTAAACTTTGAAGGTGGCTTCGGTGGTTATCTTCCTTCTTCCTTTGCCTTTTGGTAAGCTTCAATTAGAGGTTGAGTAACATTTGGCGGTACTTCTTCATAATGAGAAAACTTCACTTTATGTTCTCCACTCCCCTTGGTCAATGAGCGCAAGTCTGTAGCATAATTGAAAAGTTCTCTCTCGGGAATTAATGCTTTTATCACCTGTTTCTTACCCTCACGGTCCATGCCTAAAACTCTGCCTCGCCGACTATTTAAATCTCCCATTACACTGCCCATGAACTCCTCAGGAACAATCGCTTCCACTTCCATAATCGGCTCTAAAATAAAAGGCTGTGCCTGTTCCACCCCTTTCTTAATGGCCATGCTACCGGCAATCTCAAAGGCTAAATTGGAAGAGTCGACATCGTGGAAACTACCATCGTAAAGAGTCACTCTGACATCCACTACAGGATACCCAGCAATTATTCCCTTTTCCATGGATTGCTTAACTCCCTTCTCCACTGCGGGAATATATTGACTGGGAATTGCACCACCGAAAATCTTATTAACAAATTCGAACCCTTTCCCTTTCTCTAAAGGTTCGGTTTTAATCCAGCAATCGCCATATTGCCCACGACCTCCGGACTGCTTCTTATATTTTCCCTGAACATCGGCAGCAACGCGAATGGTCTCCTTATAGGCAATCTTAGGCCTTCTCAATTCTACCTCCACGCCATATCTCGCTTTCACTCTTTTGGACATAATTTCTAACTGGAGACTGCCCATTCCTGATAAAATCATTTCTTTCGTCTCTTTATTCATCCCGGACTTCAAAGTAGGATCTCCACGCATGGCTGTAGCTAAGGCATTGGCTATCTTCTCTTCTTCACCTTTCGACGTGGGATAGACAGCCATGTTTACCACTGGTTCGGGAAAGCTTATCTTGGAGATGGAAACCCTCTTTTTTGGGTCACAAAGCACATCATTC
This bacterium DNA region includes the following protein-coding sequences:
- a CDS encoding YebC/PmpR family DNA-binding transcriptional regulator; translated protein: MSGHSKWAGIKHKKATIDAKKGQIFSKIIREITVAARQGGSDPVGNPRLRVAIDKARAVNMPQDNIKKAIKRGTGELPGVTYEELVYEGYGPGGAAILVEITTDNKNRVTAEVRKTFSRHGGNLGDAGCVGWMFNKKGYISVDKKKIKEEELIEIALESGAEDVKADDEDLFEIITQPQDFEKVKKSLEGKNIEINSAEVTMLPQTYVKLEGAKAEQMLRLMDGLDNNDDVQNVYANFDIPKEIMEKVS